A window of the Rhodothermales bacterium genome harbors these coding sequences:
- a CDS encoding glycosyltransferase family 2 protein, protein PTLDRLVVQDGSSDSTQQEVEELGEMQLNLPFNIGYGLALQTGLKYAIEKGYDLVVCIDGDGQHRPEDVPALLEEQKETGADVVIGSRYLGKSYQGPLERRVGQMLFSSLTHFLIGHRIFDTTSGFKVLTARACEAMSSGIFLDFHIETIVRLSILGFKIVEHPVVVKERLHGRSMHTFWNAIQYPIKTLVLTIAAITDALLNREQP, encoded by the coding sequence CTCCGACCCTTGACCGACTGGTTGTTCAGGACGGCTCCAGTGATTCGACGCAACAGGAAGTCGAGGAACTGGGCGAGATGCAATTGAATCTCCCCTTCAACATTGGCTACGGCCTGGCTCTGCAGACCGGTCTCAAATACGCCATTGAGAAGGGCTATGATCTTGTCGTCTGCATAGATGGCGATGGGCAGCACCGGCCCGAAGATGTCCCGGCGCTTCTGGAGGAGCAGAAAGAAACCGGTGCGGACGTAGTAATAGGTTCTCGTTACCTCGGGAAATCGTATCAGGGCCCGTTGGAACGTCGTGTAGGACAGATGCTGTTCTCCAGCTTGACGCATTTCTTAATCGGGCACAGAATTTTTGATACTACATCCGGCTTCAAGGTTCTCACCGCTCGAGCCTGCGAAGCAATGAGCAGCGGTATCTTCCTCGACTTCCATATTGAGACGATTGTGCGACTCAGCATTCTTGGTTTCAAGATTGTCGAACATCCCGTCGTTGTGAAAGAAAGACTGCACGGCCGGTCGATGCATACCTTCTGGAACGCTATCCAGTATCCGATCAAGACGTTAGTTCTGACCATCGCGGCCATCACCGACGCCCTCCTCAACCGGGAACAACCATGA
- a CDS encoding DUF2304 domain-containing protein, whose protein sequence is MSLQGILLVDLIGLALIVLMINLLRTHRLNVGYSLTWIAATLASMVIVSVPSLLDLLPRLVGAEYPASALSLLAFLFIFLVLIFMSVRLSHLSARQIELVQMLSIDRVDDQPDHPRSDGVTEDE, encoded by the coding sequence ATGAGCTTACAGGGAATACTCCTCGTCGATCTGATAGGACTCGCGTTGATCGTATTGATGATCAACTTGCTGCGCACGCACAGGCTCAATGTGGGATACAGCCTGACCTGGATTGCCGCGACGCTCGCCTCTATGGTGATCGTGTCAGTGCCCTCACTTCTGGATCTTCTACCACGGCTAGTCGGTGCCGAGTATCCAGCCTCCGCGCTCAGTCTGTTGGCGTTTCTGTTCATCTTCCTGGTACTGATATTTATGAGTGTAAGACTGTCTCACCTGTCAGCACGACAGATCGAGTTGGTGCAGATGCTGTCAATAGATCGCGTGGACGATCAACCAGATCATCCGCGATCGGACGGGGTGACTGAAGATGAGTAG
- a CDS encoding glycosyltransferase family 4 protein produces MTQSRARICILTETFFPVVGGGETQALDLGNNLAERGHSVIVVTRRSDATHEKRGKVGELLVFRVTPSGTGRRKKWGLLLTVIPALIRLRDRYDVILVSGYRIIGLTAVAIGMRLGKKILLKADSLGEMSGEFFRRGLGTVRLSTKNRAFRFFINTRNRILRRADGMVSISSAVRDELLEAHIRPEMIHDIPNGVDTTRFTPVSDPVKARLRDRLGLDQHAQIGVYTGRLVSYKGLALLLRVWREVVDEFSNAKLLLVGSGGLDMHNCEDELRSYVANHGLQNHVSFSGSVRNVEEYLQASDLFVFPTESEAFGLSLVEAMACGLPVITTTVGGVRDIVRHMEDGLMIKPADSHALLAGIRKLLDDPDLRTRLGSAACRTARERFSSVRVADLYSSLIETLASSGQPVGNATGSISEK; encoded by the coding sequence TTGACCCAGTCCAGAGCGCGTATCTGCATACTGACAGAAACGTTCTTTCCGGTTGTTGGCGGAGGGGAAACGCAGGCGCTGGATCTGGGCAACAACCTTGCAGAACGGGGACACTCAGTTATCGTCGTCACCAGACGCTCGGATGCTACTCATGAAAAAAGGGGCAAAGTTGGCGAACTATTGGTGTTTCGAGTCACTCCCTCCGGTACCGGGCGCCGGAAGAAGTGGGGACTCCTGCTCACCGTAATACCGGCGCTCATCAGACTTCGCGATCGATACGACGTTATCCTCGTGTCGGGGTATCGCATCATCGGACTCACGGCGGTCGCCATCGGAATGCGCCTGGGAAAGAAGATCCTGCTAAAGGCTGACAGCCTCGGTGAGATGTCTGGAGAGTTCTTTCGACGCGGGCTTGGAACCGTGAGACTCTCGACAAAGAACCGGGCATTCAGATTCTTCATCAATACTCGAAATCGAATCTTGCGACGCGCCGACGGCATGGTATCCATCTCATCGGCGGTACGAGATGAACTACTGGAAGCGCACATCCGGCCCGAGATGATTCACGATATCCCGAACGGTGTGGACACCACAAGATTTACACCTGTGAGCGATCCGGTGAAGGCGCGTCTTCGTGACCGACTCGGTCTTGATCAGCACGCCCAGATTGGCGTCTATACTGGCAGGCTCGTGTCGTACAAGGGACTTGCGTTGCTGCTGCGAGTGTGGAGGGAAGTTGTTGATGAATTTTCCAACGCGAAGCTCTTGCTCGTTGGCTCGGGAGGATTGGACATGCACAACTGCGAAGACGAGCTCCGATCATACGTCGCCAATCATGGTTTGCAGAATCATGTGAGCTTTTCCGGATCGGTCCGGAACGTCGAGGAGTATCTGCAGGCATCCGACCTGTTCGTCTTTCCAACAGAGAGCGAGGCTTTCGGGCTTTCGCTTGTCGAGGCGATGGCGTGCGGGCTACCGGTAATTACGACTACCGTCGGGGGCGTTCGCGACATCGTCAGACACATGGAGGACGGCCTGATGATTAAGCCGGCAGATAGCCATGCGCTCCTGGCCGGGATTCGAAAGCTCCTGGATGATCCAGACCTCCGGACGCGACTTGGTTCGGCAGCCTGCCGAACGGCACGAGAACGATTCTCCTCCGTCCGAGTGGCAGATCTGTACAGCAGCCTTATCGAAACACTTGCGAGTTCTGGACAACCCGTAGGAAACGCAACGGGGTCGATCAGCGAGAAATGA